The following coding sequences are from one Lolium rigidum isolate FL_2022 chromosome 6, APGP_CSIRO_Lrig_0.1, whole genome shotgun sequence window:
- the LOC124666284 gene encoding 16.9 kDa class I heat shock protein 1-like — protein MSIVRRCPFADLWVDPFDGFCSIVPASWDSDTTGIANARVDWKETPEAHVFKADLPGVKKDEVKVEVEDGNVLVVSGERTKEKEDKKEKWHRVERSSGKFVRRFQLPENTKMEEVNAGLENGVLTVTVPKVEAKKPEVKAIEISG, from the coding sequence ATGTCGATCGTTAGGCGCTGCCCCTTCGCTGACCTCTGGGTCGACCCATTCGACGGCTTCTGCTCCATCGTCCCAGCATCCTGGGACTCCGACACTACCGGCATTGCAAACGCTCGTGTGGACTGGAAGGAGACGCCGGAGGCGCACGTCTTCAAGGCTGACCTGCCCGGAGTGAAGAAGGATGAGGTCAAGGTTGAGGTGGAAGACGGCAATGTGCTCGTTGTCAGCGGCGAGCGCACCAAGGAGAAAGAAGACAAGAAAGAAAAGTGGCACCGCGTCGAGCGCAGCAGCGGCAAGTTCGTCAGGCGCTTCCAGCTGCCGGAGAACACCAAGATGGAGGAGGTGAATGCCGGGCTAGAGAACGGCGTCCTCACCGTGACCGTGCCCAAGGTTGAGGCCAAGAAGCCCGAGGTGAAGGCCATCGAGATCTCCGGCTAA